From Etheostoma spectabile isolate EspeVRDwgs_2016 chromosome 19, UIUC_Espe_1.0, whole genome shotgun sequence, the proteins below share one genomic window:
- the tox4b gene encoding TOX high mobility group box family member 4b isoform X2: MDLHFYSDLTDGTGQHDGDPEFLDPQAFNGFDTDNKFPGGSDNYLSISGSGHPFLSSSETFHTPSLGDEEFEIPPISLDPDSALTVSDVVSHFGELSDTGPSNSVVVPGNAVVEGDDPSFASTFVNAPSQGLEHLSLGVINQSGGSALLGSSLGMDLGHPIGSQFSSSSPVTIDVPLGDMSQGLLGSNQLTTIDQSELSAQLGLGLGGGNMLQHPQSPDNPLSATASPTSSLQDDDMDDFRRSVLVESPVSLAVISLDPSLSDSPLSAPPSSISPAVGRKGGAGGKKGKKKKDPNEPQKPVSAYALFFRDTQAAIKGQNPNATFGEVSKIVASMWDSLGEEQKQIYKRKNEASKKDYLKALAEYRAGQIIEQMSTASIEVMDTSPSPPSPPPPAPAHAATASTLAARTTRSQHYNPEENTITNICASNIIMDLPQVTTRSRTGAIKPQPPPAPSPPNPPTVTKIIIKQTQLPSGGISVTATPASSPRQPPPLQQMQSTPFLPRLQQMVHAQAPPPLQAKPRAAVAAATAPPPLQIKVIPSPRQSDSSVPIIVTSAGETPTSVSSSGLTVEVGQSADVVTGGEEVAEAEEGMEVEVSVAPVPSVTPTASRNICVRAGCTKPAVESKDWDKEYCSNECVATHCRDVFMAWCAIRGQNSTTVT, translated from the exons ATGGACCTGCATTTTTATTCGGATTTAACGGACGGTACTGGACAGCACGACGGTGATCCAGAGTTCTTGGATCCGCAGGCGTTCAATGGATTTGACACTGACAATAAG TTCCCTGGAGGCAGTGACAACTACCTGTCAATTTCTGGGTCTGGCCATCCCTTCCTCTCCTCATCAGAG ACGTTCCACACTCCCAGCCTTGGCGATGAGGAATTCGAAATACCTCCCATCTCCTTGGATCCGGACTCGGCCCTCACCGTCTCGGATGTGGTGTCTCATTTCGGGGAGCTGTCGGACACCGGCCCCTCCAACAGCGTGGTGGTACCCGGGAACGCTGTGGTCGAAGGGGACGACCCCTCGTTCGCCTCCACTTTCGTTAACGCCCCCTCCCAGGGACTGGAGCACCTCAGTCTGGGAGTCATCAACCAGTCAGGAGGAAGTGCTTTGTTGGGGTCGTCACTGGGAATG GATCTCGGTCATCCCATCGGCTCTCAGTTCAGCAGCTCGTCTCCAGTGACCATCGACGTCCCGCTGGGTGACATGAGCCAGGGCCTGCTGGGATCCAACCAGCTGACCACTATCGATCAGTCAGAGCTCAGCGCGCAACTGGGGCTCGGCTTGGGAGGCGGGAACATGTTGCAACACCCCCAGTCGCCCGATAACCCTCTGTCGGCCACGGCGTCGCCCACCAGCTCCCTCCAGGATGACGACATGGATGACTTTAGAAGA AGCGTCCTGGTGGAATCTCCGGTCTCTCTTGCTGTCATCTCCCTCGATCCCTCCCTGTCCGACTCCCCACTCTCTGCCCCCCCCTCCAGCATCTCTCCTGCTGTTGGGCGgaaaggaggagcaggagggaagaaagggaagaaaaagaaagacccCAACGAACCTCAGAAACCTGTTTCGGCCTACGCTTTGTTCTTCAGGGACACGCAGGCAGCTATTAAGGGACAAAACCCCAACGCTACTTTTGGAGAAGTGTCTAAGATAGTGGCCTCCATGTGGGACAGCCTTGGGGAGGAGCAGAAACag atttacaaGAGGAAAAACGAAGCGTCAAAGAAGGATTACTTGAAGGCGCTGGCAGAGTACAGAGCCGGCCAGATTATTGAACAGATGTCcaca GCCTCTATTGAAGTCATGGACACCTCCCCATCGCCCCCATCTCCCCCACCTCCAGCCCCTGCTCACGCTGCCACAGCCTCCACCCTAGCCGCTCGCACCACCAGGTCACAGCATTACAACCCCGAGGagaacaccatcactaacatcTGTGCCTCCAACATCATCATGGACCTGCCTCAGGTCACCACGCGCTCCCGCACCGGCGCCATCAAACCCCAGCCTCCGCCCGCTCCCAGCCCGCCGAACCCCCCCACCGTCACAAAGATCATCATCAAGCAGACGCAGCTGCCCTCCGGTGGTATATCGGTCACTGCGACGCCTGCCTCCTCGCCGCGCCAGCCGCCGCCGCTGCAGCAGATGCAGAGCACCCCTTTTCTGCCCCGGCTGCAGCAGATGGTGCACGCCCAGGCCCCTCCCCCACTGCAGGCCAAGCCACGAGCTGCTGTAGCAGCTGCCACAGCTCCACCTCCGCTGCAGATCAAGGTCATCCCATCGCCGCGGCAGTCAGATTCAAGCGTGCCAATCATTGTGACGTCAGCCGGTGAAACACCCACGTCAGTGAGCTCCTCTGGTCTGACGGTGGAGGTGGGCCAGTCGGCTGATGTGGTGACGGGAGGAGAGGAAGTGGCGGAGGCAGAGGAAGGG ATGGAGGTTGAGGTGAGCGTTGCGCCTGTCCCGAGTGTGACTCCCACCGCCAGCCGTAACATTTGTGTGCGCGCCGGCTGCACCAAGCCCGCTGTGGAGAGCAAAGACTGGGACAAGGAGTACTGTAGCAATGAGTGTGTCGCCACACACTGCAG AGATGTGTTCATGGCCTGGTGCGCTATCCGAGGGCAGAACTCCACCACCGTCACATAG
- the tox4b gene encoding TOX high mobility group box family member 4b isoform X4 encodes MEFPGGSDNYLSISGSGHPFLSSSETFHTPSLGDEEFEIPPISLDPDSALTVSDVVSHFGELSDTGPSNSVVVPGNAVVEGDDPSFASTFVNAPSQGLEHLSLGVINQSGGSALLGSSLGMDLGHPIGSQFSSSSPVTIDVPLGDMSQGLLGSNQLTTIDQSELSAQLGLGLGGGNMLQHPQSPDNPLSATASPTSSLQDDDMDDFRRSVLVESPVSLAVISLDPSLSDSPLSAPPSSISPAVGRKGGAGGKKGKKKKDPNEPQKPVSAYALFFRDTQAAIKGQNPNATFGEVSKIVASMWDSLGEEQKQIYKRKNEASKKDYLKALAEYRAGQIIEQMSTASIEVMDTSPSPPSPPPPAPAHAATASTLAARTTRSQHYNPEENTITNICASNIIMDLPQVTTRSRTGAIKPQPPPAPSPPNPPTVTKIIIKQTQLPSGGISVTATPASSPRQPPPLQQMQSTPFLPRLQQMVHAQAPPPLQAKPRAAVAAATAPPPLQIKVIPSPRQSDSSVPIIVTSAGETPTSVSSSGLTVEVGQSADVVTGGEEVAEAEEGMEVEVSVAPVPSVTPTASRNICVRAGCTKPAVESKDWDKEYCSNECVATHCRDVFMAWCAIRGQNSTTVT; translated from the exons ATGGAG TTCCCTGGAGGCAGTGACAACTACCTGTCAATTTCTGGGTCTGGCCATCCCTTCCTCTCCTCATCAGAG ACGTTCCACACTCCCAGCCTTGGCGATGAGGAATTCGAAATACCTCCCATCTCCTTGGATCCGGACTCGGCCCTCACCGTCTCGGATGTGGTGTCTCATTTCGGGGAGCTGTCGGACACCGGCCCCTCCAACAGCGTGGTGGTACCCGGGAACGCTGTGGTCGAAGGGGACGACCCCTCGTTCGCCTCCACTTTCGTTAACGCCCCCTCCCAGGGACTGGAGCACCTCAGTCTGGGAGTCATCAACCAGTCAGGAGGAAGTGCTTTGTTGGGGTCGTCACTGGGAATG GATCTCGGTCATCCCATCGGCTCTCAGTTCAGCAGCTCGTCTCCAGTGACCATCGACGTCCCGCTGGGTGACATGAGCCAGGGCCTGCTGGGATCCAACCAGCTGACCACTATCGATCAGTCAGAGCTCAGCGCGCAACTGGGGCTCGGCTTGGGAGGCGGGAACATGTTGCAACACCCCCAGTCGCCCGATAACCCTCTGTCGGCCACGGCGTCGCCCACCAGCTCCCTCCAGGATGACGACATGGATGACTTTAGAAGA AGCGTCCTGGTGGAATCTCCGGTCTCTCTTGCTGTCATCTCCCTCGATCCCTCCCTGTCCGACTCCCCACTCTCTGCCCCCCCCTCCAGCATCTCTCCTGCTGTTGGGCGgaaaggaggagcaggagggaagaaagggaagaaaaagaaagacccCAACGAACCTCAGAAACCTGTTTCGGCCTACGCTTTGTTCTTCAGGGACACGCAGGCAGCTATTAAGGGACAAAACCCCAACGCTACTTTTGGAGAAGTGTCTAAGATAGTGGCCTCCATGTGGGACAGCCTTGGGGAGGAGCAGAAACag atttacaaGAGGAAAAACGAAGCGTCAAAGAAGGATTACTTGAAGGCGCTGGCAGAGTACAGAGCCGGCCAGATTATTGAACAGATGTCcaca GCCTCTATTGAAGTCATGGACACCTCCCCATCGCCCCCATCTCCCCCACCTCCAGCCCCTGCTCACGCTGCCACAGCCTCCACCCTAGCCGCTCGCACCACCAGGTCACAGCATTACAACCCCGAGGagaacaccatcactaacatcTGTGCCTCCAACATCATCATGGACCTGCCTCAGGTCACCACGCGCTCCCGCACCGGCGCCATCAAACCCCAGCCTCCGCCCGCTCCCAGCCCGCCGAACCCCCCCACCGTCACAAAGATCATCATCAAGCAGACGCAGCTGCCCTCCGGTGGTATATCGGTCACTGCGACGCCTGCCTCCTCGCCGCGCCAGCCGCCGCCGCTGCAGCAGATGCAGAGCACCCCTTTTCTGCCCCGGCTGCAGCAGATGGTGCACGCCCAGGCCCCTCCCCCACTGCAGGCCAAGCCACGAGCTGCTGTAGCAGCTGCCACAGCTCCACCTCCGCTGCAGATCAAGGTCATCCCATCGCCGCGGCAGTCAGATTCAAGCGTGCCAATCATTGTGACGTCAGCCGGTGAAACACCCACGTCAGTGAGCTCCTCTGGTCTGACGGTGGAGGTGGGCCAGTCGGCTGATGTGGTGACGGGAGGAGAGGAAGTGGCGGAGGCAGAGGAAGGG ATGGAGGTTGAGGTGAGCGTTGCGCCTGTCCCGAGTGTGACTCCCACCGCCAGCCGTAACATTTGTGTGCGCGCCGGCTGCACCAAGCCCGCTGTGGAGAGCAAAGACTGGGACAAGGAGTACTGTAGCAATGAGTGTGTCGCCACACACTGCAG AGATGTGTTCATGGCCTGGTGCGCTATCCGAGGGCAGAACTCCACCACCGTCACATAG
- the tox4b gene encoding TOX high mobility group box family member 4b isoform X3, giving the protein MEFPGGSDNYLSISGSGHPFLSSSECATKPIDLFNLAGSAGGTFHTPSLGDEEFEIPPISLDPDSALTVSDVVSHFGELSDTGPSNSVVVPGNAVVEGDDPSFASTFVNAPSQGLEHLSLGVINQSGGSALLGSSLGMDLGHPIGSQFSSSSPVTIDVPLGDMSQGLLGSNQLTTIDQSELSAQLGLGLGGGNMLQHPQSPDNPLSATASPTSSLQDDDMDDFRRSVLVESPVSLAVISLDPSLSDSPLSAPPSSISPAVGRKGGAGGKKGKKKKDPNEPQKPVSAYALFFRDTQAAIKGQNPNATFGEVSKIVASMWDSLGEEQKQIYKRKNEASKKDYLKALAEYRAGQIIEQMSTASIEVMDTSPSPPSPPPPAPAHAATASTLAARTTRSQHYNPEENTITNICASNIIMDLPQVTTRSRTGAIKPQPPPAPSPPNPPTVTKIIIKQTQLPSGGISVTATPASSPRQPPPLQQMQSTPFLPRLQQMVHAQAPPPLQAKPRAAVAAATAPPPLQIKVIPSPRQSDSSVPIIVTSAGETPTSVSSSGLTVEVGQSADVVTGGEEVAEAEEGMEVEVSVAPVPSVTPTASRNICVRAGCTKPAVESKDWDKEYCSNECVATHCRDVFMAWCAIRGQNSTTVT; this is encoded by the exons ATGGAG TTCCCTGGAGGCAGTGACAACTACCTGTCAATTTCTGGGTCTGGCCATCCCTTCCTCTCCTCATCAGAG TGTGCCACTAAACCCATTGACCTCTTCAACCTCGCTGGATCTGCTGGTGGA ACGTTCCACACTCCCAGCCTTGGCGATGAGGAATTCGAAATACCTCCCATCTCCTTGGATCCGGACTCGGCCCTCACCGTCTCGGATGTGGTGTCTCATTTCGGGGAGCTGTCGGACACCGGCCCCTCCAACAGCGTGGTGGTACCCGGGAACGCTGTGGTCGAAGGGGACGACCCCTCGTTCGCCTCCACTTTCGTTAACGCCCCCTCCCAGGGACTGGAGCACCTCAGTCTGGGAGTCATCAACCAGTCAGGAGGAAGTGCTTTGTTGGGGTCGTCACTGGGAATG GATCTCGGTCATCCCATCGGCTCTCAGTTCAGCAGCTCGTCTCCAGTGACCATCGACGTCCCGCTGGGTGACATGAGCCAGGGCCTGCTGGGATCCAACCAGCTGACCACTATCGATCAGTCAGAGCTCAGCGCGCAACTGGGGCTCGGCTTGGGAGGCGGGAACATGTTGCAACACCCCCAGTCGCCCGATAACCCTCTGTCGGCCACGGCGTCGCCCACCAGCTCCCTCCAGGATGACGACATGGATGACTTTAGAAGA AGCGTCCTGGTGGAATCTCCGGTCTCTCTTGCTGTCATCTCCCTCGATCCCTCCCTGTCCGACTCCCCACTCTCTGCCCCCCCCTCCAGCATCTCTCCTGCTGTTGGGCGgaaaggaggagcaggagggaagaaagggaagaaaaagaaagacccCAACGAACCTCAGAAACCTGTTTCGGCCTACGCTTTGTTCTTCAGGGACACGCAGGCAGCTATTAAGGGACAAAACCCCAACGCTACTTTTGGAGAAGTGTCTAAGATAGTGGCCTCCATGTGGGACAGCCTTGGGGAGGAGCAGAAACag atttacaaGAGGAAAAACGAAGCGTCAAAGAAGGATTACTTGAAGGCGCTGGCAGAGTACAGAGCCGGCCAGATTATTGAACAGATGTCcaca GCCTCTATTGAAGTCATGGACACCTCCCCATCGCCCCCATCTCCCCCACCTCCAGCCCCTGCTCACGCTGCCACAGCCTCCACCCTAGCCGCTCGCACCACCAGGTCACAGCATTACAACCCCGAGGagaacaccatcactaacatcTGTGCCTCCAACATCATCATGGACCTGCCTCAGGTCACCACGCGCTCCCGCACCGGCGCCATCAAACCCCAGCCTCCGCCCGCTCCCAGCCCGCCGAACCCCCCCACCGTCACAAAGATCATCATCAAGCAGACGCAGCTGCCCTCCGGTGGTATATCGGTCACTGCGACGCCTGCCTCCTCGCCGCGCCAGCCGCCGCCGCTGCAGCAGATGCAGAGCACCCCTTTTCTGCCCCGGCTGCAGCAGATGGTGCACGCCCAGGCCCCTCCCCCACTGCAGGCCAAGCCACGAGCTGCTGTAGCAGCTGCCACAGCTCCACCTCCGCTGCAGATCAAGGTCATCCCATCGCCGCGGCAGTCAGATTCAAGCGTGCCAATCATTGTGACGTCAGCCGGTGAAACACCCACGTCAGTGAGCTCCTCTGGTCTGACGGTGGAGGTGGGCCAGTCGGCTGATGTGGTGACGGGAGGAGAGGAAGTGGCGGAGGCAGAGGAAGGG ATGGAGGTTGAGGTGAGCGTTGCGCCTGTCCCGAGTGTGACTCCCACCGCCAGCCGTAACATTTGTGTGCGCGCCGGCTGCACCAAGCCCGCTGTGGAGAGCAAAGACTGGGACAAGGAGTACTGTAGCAATGAGTGTGTCGCCACACACTGCAG AGATGTGTTCATGGCCTGGTGCGCTATCCGAGGGCAGAACTCCACCACCGTCACATAG
- the tox4b gene encoding TOX high mobility group box family member 4b isoform X1, producing the protein MDLHFYSDLTDGTGQHDGDPEFLDPQAFNGFDTDNKFPGGSDNYLSISGSGHPFLSSSECATKPIDLFNLAGSAGGTFHTPSLGDEEFEIPPISLDPDSALTVSDVVSHFGELSDTGPSNSVVVPGNAVVEGDDPSFASTFVNAPSQGLEHLSLGVINQSGGSALLGSSLGMDLGHPIGSQFSSSSPVTIDVPLGDMSQGLLGSNQLTTIDQSELSAQLGLGLGGGNMLQHPQSPDNPLSATASPTSSLQDDDMDDFRRSVLVESPVSLAVISLDPSLSDSPLSAPPSSISPAVGRKGGAGGKKGKKKKDPNEPQKPVSAYALFFRDTQAAIKGQNPNATFGEVSKIVASMWDSLGEEQKQIYKRKNEASKKDYLKALAEYRAGQIIEQMSTASIEVMDTSPSPPSPPPPAPAHAATASTLAARTTRSQHYNPEENTITNICASNIIMDLPQVTTRSRTGAIKPQPPPAPSPPNPPTVTKIIIKQTQLPSGGISVTATPASSPRQPPPLQQMQSTPFLPRLQQMVHAQAPPPLQAKPRAAVAAATAPPPLQIKVIPSPRQSDSSVPIIVTSAGETPTSVSSSGLTVEVGQSADVVTGGEEVAEAEEGMEVEVSVAPVPSVTPTASRNICVRAGCTKPAVESKDWDKEYCSNECVATHCRDVFMAWCAIRGQNSTTVT; encoded by the exons ATGGACCTGCATTTTTATTCGGATTTAACGGACGGTACTGGACAGCACGACGGTGATCCAGAGTTCTTGGATCCGCAGGCGTTCAATGGATTTGACACTGACAATAAG TTCCCTGGAGGCAGTGACAACTACCTGTCAATTTCTGGGTCTGGCCATCCCTTCCTCTCCTCATCAGAG TGTGCCACTAAACCCATTGACCTCTTCAACCTCGCTGGATCTGCTGGTGGA ACGTTCCACACTCCCAGCCTTGGCGATGAGGAATTCGAAATACCTCCCATCTCCTTGGATCCGGACTCGGCCCTCACCGTCTCGGATGTGGTGTCTCATTTCGGGGAGCTGTCGGACACCGGCCCCTCCAACAGCGTGGTGGTACCCGGGAACGCTGTGGTCGAAGGGGACGACCCCTCGTTCGCCTCCACTTTCGTTAACGCCCCCTCCCAGGGACTGGAGCACCTCAGTCTGGGAGTCATCAACCAGTCAGGAGGAAGTGCTTTGTTGGGGTCGTCACTGGGAATG GATCTCGGTCATCCCATCGGCTCTCAGTTCAGCAGCTCGTCTCCAGTGACCATCGACGTCCCGCTGGGTGACATGAGCCAGGGCCTGCTGGGATCCAACCAGCTGACCACTATCGATCAGTCAGAGCTCAGCGCGCAACTGGGGCTCGGCTTGGGAGGCGGGAACATGTTGCAACACCCCCAGTCGCCCGATAACCCTCTGTCGGCCACGGCGTCGCCCACCAGCTCCCTCCAGGATGACGACATGGATGACTTTAGAAGA AGCGTCCTGGTGGAATCTCCGGTCTCTCTTGCTGTCATCTCCCTCGATCCCTCCCTGTCCGACTCCCCACTCTCTGCCCCCCCCTCCAGCATCTCTCCTGCTGTTGGGCGgaaaggaggagcaggagggaagaaagggaagaaaaagaaagacccCAACGAACCTCAGAAACCTGTTTCGGCCTACGCTTTGTTCTTCAGGGACACGCAGGCAGCTATTAAGGGACAAAACCCCAACGCTACTTTTGGAGAAGTGTCTAAGATAGTGGCCTCCATGTGGGACAGCCTTGGGGAGGAGCAGAAACag atttacaaGAGGAAAAACGAAGCGTCAAAGAAGGATTACTTGAAGGCGCTGGCAGAGTACAGAGCCGGCCAGATTATTGAACAGATGTCcaca GCCTCTATTGAAGTCATGGACACCTCCCCATCGCCCCCATCTCCCCCACCTCCAGCCCCTGCTCACGCTGCCACAGCCTCCACCCTAGCCGCTCGCACCACCAGGTCACAGCATTACAACCCCGAGGagaacaccatcactaacatcTGTGCCTCCAACATCATCATGGACCTGCCTCAGGTCACCACGCGCTCCCGCACCGGCGCCATCAAACCCCAGCCTCCGCCCGCTCCCAGCCCGCCGAACCCCCCCACCGTCACAAAGATCATCATCAAGCAGACGCAGCTGCCCTCCGGTGGTATATCGGTCACTGCGACGCCTGCCTCCTCGCCGCGCCAGCCGCCGCCGCTGCAGCAGATGCAGAGCACCCCTTTTCTGCCCCGGCTGCAGCAGATGGTGCACGCCCAGGCCCCTCCCCCACTGCAGGCCAAGCCACGAGCTGCTGTAGCAGCTGCCACAGCTCCACCTCCGCTGCAGATCAAGGTCATCCCATCGCCGCGGCAGTCAGATTCAAGCGTGCCAATCATTGTGACGTCAGCCGGTGAAACACCCACGTCAGTGAGCTCCTCTGGTCTGACGGTGGAGGTGGGCCAGTCGGCTGATGTGGTGACGGGAGGAGAGGAAGTGGCGGAGGCAGAGGAAGGG ATGGAGGTTGAGGTGAGCGTTGCGCCTGTCCCGAGTGTGACTCCCACCGCCAGCCGTAACATTTGTGTGCGCGCCGGCTGCACCAAGCCCGCTGTGGAGAGCAAAGACTGGGACAAGGAGTACTGTAGCAATGAGTGTGTCGCCACACACTGCAG AGATGTGTTCATGGCCTGGTGCGCTATCCGAGGGCAGAACTCCACCACCGTCACATAG